The Corynebacterium auriscanis genome includes the window TAGACCACGGCTCCAACGGGAACGTCAGCGCGTGGCGTCGAGTAAGCAATTGAAAGAGCCCTACGCATCCAAGCCTCGTGCTGCACCTCAACCTGTGGCCTAGGCAACCCGCCGCCTACCCACGCCCCCGCTTCTGCATGGCGATCATTCACCACCGTGTACCTACTCCAATTCCAACCCGGCCGCTGTGCCAGTCAACTCAACCTGCCAACCCGGCCGCTCCAACCCCAACCCGGCCCGCCTACTCCAGTTCCAAACCAATCGCGTCCGCCAGCTCCTCGGCACAACCCAGCTCCTCGGCCACCCGCATGAGCTGCTCGGAGGCATAAAGATCCTCGTCATCAAAGATCACGCTAAGCAACTGCTCCGGCACCCCCAGGTCCTCCAGCAGATCAAAATCACCCTCAGGCCATGGCTCATCGCAGTTCTCGGCTTCATCCTCAGTAGGAGTATCCACATCGAGCTCATCCAAAATGTCCGTCGCCAAGTAGTAATCCAGCGCCGCCGTAGCATCCGAAATCAGCAACCGCACCCCACCCGGGACAGGCCGCACGACGGCGCACCAGTCGTCATCCATGCAGACGAATCCCAGCAGGGCGCCTTCAGCGCGGTTGGCACGCAGGTCTTTGACCAGATCGCGGAGGCTATCTAGGGCCTTTTCGGGCAGCTCCCGCACTTGCCATCCACCCTCGCCCGCAACGGCGACAGCGGCAAAGGTCAGCTCGGTTGTCTCACTCATGTCCCCAACGCTAGTCGTGTTGTGGGAAAATAGGGAGCGTGAGTGACATTAAGAGCCCCGAATCCCACCCCGTGAACCCCACGAGCATCGCCGCTGAGCCACGCACCCCCATCTGCGTGCTGGGGTTAGGCCTGATCGGTGGATCTCTGCTCCGCGACCTCGGCCGCCTGGAATGGCCGTGCTACGGGTGGAATCGTTCTGAAAAAACTGTGACCCGCGCCCGCCGCGATGGCTTTGATGTCTCGAATGACCTCACCGCGACGTTACAGCGCGCCGAACAGGACGGAGCTCTACTGGTTCTCGGCGTGCCAATGTTTGCTCTTTCTTCTTTACTCGACGCCATCAAGGTCCACGCCCCTCATTGTGGGTTTACGGACGTCACCAGTGTGAAGGAGGAGGTGCACGACCTGGTTGAAGAGCATGGTTTAACGTCGCGCTTCGTGGGTGGGCACCCCATGGCGGGTACCGCGAACTCGGGGTGGCCGGCCACCATGAGCCACCTATTCGAAGGCGCTGTGTGGGTGGTGACCTACGACAACGCGGTCGCCGGGGATGGCAAGGGTAAGGGTGCTAATGAGGCCGAGGAGCTGTGGCTGAACACGTGGGCTCGCGTGGTCACCATGGCTGAAGCCGTAGGCGCGGCGGTGGTTCCCGCGTTGGCGCGCCGGCACGACCGGGCGGTGGCCCGCGTTTCTCACCTTCCTCATGTACTCGCGGAGGCGCTGGCGATCGCAGGTGACAAGGGGGGTCCGCTGGCGCTGACCTTGGCGGCGTCGAGTTTCAGAGATGGCACCCGTGTGGCCGGCACGGAGCCAGCGCTGGTGCGGGCGATGTGTGAAAACAACCGCTCTTCTTTGGTGGTTGCGATTGATGAGACGCTGGAACTGCTGCAGCAAGCGCGCGAGCAGCTGGCGAACCCGGATGAGGACATGCGGGACCTGACGGAGGTCGGGCACGCGGCCCGTGGGCGCTTCGAGGCGCGGGCGGGGCGTAAGAAGGGTGAGGGCCCGAATCGGCCGATCATCCGTGTGCAACCGGGTGGCACAGGCTGGGTGTCGCAGCTGGAATCGGCGGAATCGATGGGTGCGCAGATCGGGATTTTCTAGCTCGCGCGGTGCTGCTTGCTGGGACTCTGGGGCCCTGGGTCGCTGCGCCCCTAGCTGGGCTGTGGCCGGGGTGATGCTAGCTGGGCTGTGGCCGGGGTGATGCTAGCTGGGCGCTATCCCGTCGGTTGATCTCCCCATGACTTCAGCATGAAAAACCCCGGCGGTAAAAACCGGCCGGGGTAGATCTCGTGCGCCCGGAGGGATTCGAACCCCCAACCTTCTGATCCGTAATCAGTCAGCGCCCAACAAATCTGATCAGAATGAAAGCTCCTTCACACTGAGAAATCCCAAAAAATCCAAGTACGGAACCGCGAAATGCGCAGCTGCATCAGGTAACTTCAAATTCGAGGTACTTTGAGGCGCAGATTTCTCGTCGGAGACAATGGTCGCACCACGAACCGCGCCACTAGCCACCAGCCACCAGCCATGAGTCTGCAGCATTAAGAAAACTGTCCACAGCTTTCTGCGTCAATTTTGGGGTTCTTTCAAACTGCGCCCACGCCGATACCTCGACATACTTTTCAACTTCAGACTGAATCGGTGCTAACACCCGGTCATCCGGAACATGTTTCGAAAACCATTCACTCTGCTCTGAAGACCAGGCGGTAAGCTCCCGTTTCACTTCCTTATGGAAATACAAATCACCACCCGGAATGAGGTCAGCGAACTCGTCCCATAAACTCCGAAAAATTGCAGGTGGATAGGTATTCCATGTACCAATCACAATATTGGAGTCAATTAGGTACATGTCAGACAACCTCATCCGCAAGCGCCATGACCTCTTGCAAGGTCTGCTTGTTTCCAATCCCCAAGAATTCTGCGGCAGCAGGTTCAGATAGATCACCAGCAAGCGCTGCTCCCGTGATGGTATTCAGAAATCTGCGCCCGACGCGTGAACGCACCAAAACAGGAAAGGGAGGCGCACCAACTGTTTGAGACGCTTGGGCTGCTTCCTCGCCCTTGAAAAGACCAACGGCGCGATCCGCATCTTTCTTCTGAACCAATTTCAGCTCTACGAGTCGCCAGAGCAGCGCTTCTCTACTGACCCCAAACCGAGTTGCTGTTGTTGAAAGTTGAACTACCAACTGATCGGAATCGAATTGAATACTCCTGACACTAGCCTCAGGAATTAGGAGAGCTGCAGCAAACTTATTACACCATCGCTCCACATGATTTCTTTTTCCTTGATCGCCTGACAGCCCTGGCGCTGCCATAGCAACGTGAGCTAGCTCATGAGCCAGACTGAACAGCTGAGCAGTCTTGCTATCTGATGTGTTTACAAAGACGAGTGCATATGGGCCTTCACGAAGGGTGAATCCTCGAAATTCATGGACGTCCAATCTCCGTGAGGTCGAATTCCCAACAATGGTATTCCGCATTACAAGCAGACCATGATCTTCCATACGATGGACTAGATCCCTGACCCTGTCAGGCCCTTCAGGGTGGCCTATCGAGTCCCATCCCAACGATTCTAGGACAACTTCTGCTGCTTTCTCAGGTGGGGTGGAGGGCGACACAACTCCGAGAATCGTGGGCGGTGCTATGCCAATCTCGGTCGCGTACTCGGCATACCAATCCAGACGCTGCTCAGCAGTTTGTATAACTTCACGCAGATCGGCGCCGATCGACTCAACGTTTGCATTGCGAACCGTTCGAAAGTCAGGGATCGTAAGCTCATCAGGAGTCGGGACTGGTAGAAGAAGCCGACCAAGTGGTAGGCGAACAGCTTTAGCAAGCGTCTTAGCTTGCGGAAGGGTGGGTTTCTTCGAACCAGACTGCCATTCCTTCAATTTAGGAAATCGTTTTTCAATCTCATTTTCACCTAGTCCAGAGCGCTCCAGCGCCCACTTCAGAACTTCAGGTTTTATCGTCACTTCGACTGTCACTTTGCTCGCCTCCTTTCTAACCAGAACTATATCCCTTCAACAAGACAAGCTCACCAGCATTTCAACGCTGATTCTTATCCCCACCAGCTGCATCTGTATCTGATTCAAGACTCGCTACCTACTCAAAGACCCAGCTGGTTGCCCCAAGCAACCAGAAAAACCCCAGCAAACAGGGAGTTTGCCAGGGTCTTGATTCGTGCGCCCGGAGGGATTCGAACCCCCAACCTTCTGATCCGTAGTCAGATGCTCTATCCGTTGAGCTACGGGCGCAACCGTGCACGTAGATGCCTGAAGCCGAACCAGCGAGGTTCAGCAGCATCCGCCGCAACGAGGGATAACATTACACATTCCCGTGAGATTTAAACAAATCCGCACGTCATGCGCTAGATTTTTGTGCCCGAGCCACCCCTTTATCGGCGCACATTCCAATCCAGGAAACTCTCACCGGACCCCATGCCTGTAGAACCAATGAAGGGTCCTGGTAGGAGCGGCGGGAACAGCTGATGCAGGAACTGGGTGATAGACGCCAAAACATCCGTGGATGGCCCTGACATAGCAGCCAGGTTATTCAAAGGATCGGACAACGTAGATCCCGCCGGCAATGACTGATCCGCAGCACTTGCAGTACCTGGCGCCATCACGCCACCAAGGATCAATCCTGCAGCCATAGCACCCGCAGCGAAAGTTCTACGGGAACGACTGACGCGGGACGCTCCATTGGAACTAGAGATCGAGCCAGCGCTGACGCAGTTTGACGAGGTGACGCCGGGCCTCATGGAGGATTCGGGCATTGTATTCTCCTGTTCCGCTGGGCAGGAATCGACGAGAATCCTCACCACAGCACATTTTATAAGCCACAAGGTGGCCCGGTGAGCAAGCCACATACAGGACACTAGCGCCGAATATTTTCGGCGGGGAATGTTTCTAGAAAAAACTTCATTGGCCGGGCCGCACACTGCTCACCCCTGCGCGTGGTTCGGCTCAATCCTGCAAGGCCCGCTACTCAACCCAGCGCGCGGTTCGGCTCAACCCTGCAAAACCCGCTACTCACCCCTCGAATCGTGTGCCTTCCACACCGCCTCGCCAACCACCAGGTCCTCCCACGGCATGCCAACTGTTTTGAATACGATCGGCCGGTCTCGCTCCAGCTGGACCGCACCACTGACAACATCTTTCATCGACACTAAGTCAGACTCGGAAAGCGTGCCGTCTTCGATAGCAAGGGTGATATCGCCGGCTTCGGCAAGCGCGGCCCTAGGTTCTTCAACAATGACGTGGGCGGCACCAACGAGGTCGGCGGAAAGCTCACGGGCATCGGTGGTGTGGGAACCAACAGCGACAATAACGGCGTGCGCGGAGACATCCTCAAGTTGCAAAATCGGGGAGGCTGCCGTGGTAGCGCACAGCACCAGGTCGGCAGTTTTAAGCGCGTCGGCGGCCTCTGCACTCCCTGACCGCAGCCACGTGTACCCAAGATCGTCCGGTTCGTTGCGGCTCACGAACGCTATGGAAACCTCCCTAATGCCTTCCAGTACCGACGTCACCGTCTCAGCATGACCGCGCCCCTGCGCCCCCGCTCCCAGAATCACGACGTTGATCGGGTCCGAACCATCGACGATGAAGTCCCGGATACCAGCGAGTGATACAGCCGGGGTGCGCAGGGTGGTCAATGCTGCACCGTCAAGGAGGGTGTGCGGAGTGAGCGTTTCACCATCGGCCAGCAGGTACTGGCCCTGAACGAGCGGCAAGTCGGTTTCAAAGCCCTCTGGGTGGAGCAGGATGATCTTCACACCCGCAACGTGGGGCAACGTTGACGGCAGAAGGTGCATCTCACCGTGATGCAGGGGAACCTTCGTACGGGCCTGATCGTCAGCTGGGTCATAGCCACTGCGAAGCACCTGACGGAGCGCCTCCACGGCCTTGGCTGGGGTAATAGCGGAATTGACATCGTCGTAGCTAAGAAACTGCATGGCATCTAGGGTACGTGGATTCCGCAAACTCAATTTGGTGTGGTACCCCGAGGTATGTGGCCCCCTAGCATCGTTCAGCCATATCGAAAATGACGATGTCAACTTTGTCGCGACTCACCCGTCAAATGTGTCGCAGCCCATGAACACGCGACTCACCCCTCAAACGTGTCGCAGCCCATGAGCAATGGTGCGCCCGGAGGGATTCGAACCCCCAACCTTCTGATCCGTAGTCAGATGCTCTATCCGTTGAGCTACGGGCGCTTCACCTTGCGATGAAAGCGATGCAGCCGAGCACAATCTCCCGCGGACCACCACAGGCGCACCACACGCCCCACAACACTGTCCGCCGCTGAACCCAGACCTCACCACAAGTCACTGGGCAGCACCTGAGCAGCTCTGGCGCTTCGCATTTCACCGAAGGTACGGAGACGCGGCACAAAATCGCAAGCGACTCCGGCCCTGTTTCCGCTGGTCAACAGGGTGTTAACCAATTGCGATCGTAACACTCGTGAAGCTTAACCCCAAAAAGTCTTCCAGCCGATTCTAAACTTTGCTATCTTATACATCTGCGAATGGGCAGGGTACAGGGTGAAAACAATGCCCATTTACATGTTGCGCGACAGCAATATCGCTACCCCCCACCTGGGGGCACGTTTGCAATCGTTGGGAGAATCGAACTCGCCCAATGCGTCAAGTTCTGCTATTCGGCTCCGCCACCGGCTTCACGCAAACCGCAAGCGGTGCACCTCCCCCTCTGAACTTCACCCACACCCCGCACCCAAAAAAACACCGGCCCCGCCTCGATGCACTCGATTAAGCAGGGCCGGCGCAATACTTCTCTGCGGAGGCGACAGGATTTGAACCTGCGGTCCCCGGAGGGACAACTCCTTAGCAGGGAGCCCCATTCGGCCGCTCTGGCACGCCTCCATTCGAACCGGGGTGGCGTCGAACTAAATAGCAACAAAAAGCAACTAGATAGCAAGAAGAACCAACCAGTTTCGACGGCATAAGCCTACACAGGAAACCGCCCGGCCCCAAATCGCCGGTGGGTCTACAAACCGCCGCGATCGATTGCATGGTGGGTAAGCTGGTGCAATGGTTCGAGCTGATTTATCTTCCCTACCCGCATATGTCCCCGGCGCATCGGTTGAGGGGGCGCTAAAGCTGGCGTCCAACGAGTCCACGTTGGCTCCACTCCCCTCGGTAGCGCAGGCCATTACCGCGGCCGCCTCCGGCATCAACCGCTACCCGGACATGGGCGGATTTGCATTGCGAAAGAAGATTGCGGAGTGGTTTAGCACCCAGCCCACGTCTACCAGCCCCACCACCTTCACCACGGAGAATGTGGCCCTCGGCAACGGCTCATCGGCGCTGTGCCTGCAATCAATCCAAGCTACATGCGCGCAGGGTGAGGAAGTCATCTTCGCCTGGCGTTCCTTCGAGGCCTACCCAATTCTCACGCGCATCGCCGGCGCCACACCCGTACAAGTCGCCCTCACCCCCGACCACGGCCACGATCTCTCCGCGATGGCGCAGGCCGTCACCGAGCGCACGCGGTTGATCTTCGTGTGTAACCCGAACAACCCTTCGGGGACTACTATTACCGACGCCCAGCTGCGCACCTTCCTCGCTTCCATCCCTGCACACGTGCAGGTGGTGTTGGACGAGGCTTATGTGGAATACAACCGCGCGGAAGACCAGCCCGATCAGCATGCCCTGTTAGCAGAATTCCCAAATCTGGCGGTGTGCCGTACGTTCTCGAAGGCTTACGGGTTGGCGGGGTTGCGCCTGGGGTACATGGTGGGATCCCCGGAGTTCATCGAAGCCGTCAACAAGGTGGGCATCCCATTTGGGGTAAATGCACTATCGCAGGTCGCGGGAGTGGCCAGCCTAGAGGCACGGGACGAGTTACTACAGCGCGTGGACCACACTGTAGAGCAGCGCGCGCGGGTAGAGCGCGTGATTGCGGAAGCCGCCCCTGATCTCTTGGTACCCAGTCAGGCAAATTTTGTGTGGCTGCCGTTGGGCGAGAGTGCGCAGGCATTCGACGAGGCGCTGAAGTCGAACGGAATTGTGGCACGCTGCTTCGCAGGCGAGGGCGTTCGCGTAACTGTCACGAATGACGTGGAAACCGATCAACTGATTGAGGCGCTCCGGGCAGCGCTCCCAGTGGCGGGGGCGTAGGAAGCGCGAGTTTCCCAGTTCAAGCACCCAGTCAACCCTGCTGGGGGCCACGGGACTAGGGGATCGCTACGTTAGAAACGGCGGCGCAAACTCAGCAGAGCAACGCCTACGGCCAACGAGACGGCAACGGTTGCCGCCACCGCTGCGATACCCTGGCCGTTTTCCAGTTGCGCGGGCCCGCGGGAACCGGCGGATGCGCCAGGATAACCATAGGCCTCATTGCTGAGGGTTGAGTCGTCCGCCTCATCGAGGGAACCCAATTTATCGGGTTTTTCTCGACCAGCGCTATCACGGTCTGCCCGGTCACGGCCAGCTTTGTTATTCGTACCATCTTGTGACTGTGGACCATTCGTGCGGCCTATTTGATCTTCTTGAGCGAAGATTTGAATGTCTTGGGGAACGCCCATCCTCGGCTCATTAGGCTGCTCAGGGAGGCGCTGTGTTGGCTGGTTCCCCGCCACCGGCGTAGGCGGAACCGTGGTCTCATCATAGGCAGGTTCCTCGGTGGTATCGGTTGGATCCTCGGTGGCGCGTAGTGATGCTTGTACGGTAGTCGTTTGTGCACGCGAGGTCGGGGCAGCCGTCTCTGCCGTTCCCGAAGGTTCAGTCGTCTCTGCCGTTCCCGAAGGCCCTACCGTCTCCGTCGGCTCTGTAACAGTTACCGTTGGTTCTGTCGTCGCTTCCGTCGTCGAGGATTCCGCCGGGGATTCCTCCGCCACATCGAACGCGACCACCGCTGTTGCTTCTTTGCCCGTGGGCTTATCCACCAGCTTAAATTCCGTCGCATAACGTCCCGCTGCCGCAGGCACTCCCGTGATCTTCCCGGTAACCGGATCAAAGGTCAGGCCTGGGGGCAGCGTGGTGGCGTCGAAAGAAAGATCCGACGTTGTGAAACCGGAACCAGGCATTACGGATACGGCCTCGATAGGGCGGCCGACCGTAGCCGCCTGTGTGCTGGGCTGGATGTGTATAGTGACCTCGACAGGGATGACTTCAATGCTGAAGGTCCGAGTGATCGGATTACCTAGATAATCACGGATTTCCTGGCCAGCCTGGTCGACCGCCACAGCTGTAACCTCGAAAAAACCGGTTTGCGTAGGCACACCCGTCAATACCGCCTCACTGGTGTTTTGACCGGGGCCAACGGGCGCCGGGGTGTAAATCATCCCTGGGGGAAGCCCATCCAAGCGCGCCATTGCTCCTTCGGCGAACCCACTTAAGCGGATGGTGACGGGCCGAATTGCCCGCCCCTCCAAAACAGTGATGGTTGCTGCGCGCTCGGTGGTATCGGTGGCCGGTGCAGCTATTTCGCTGGCACCCCCGGTGTTTTCCTGGGCCAGGGTTTCGGGAAGCGCAATCGACCCTAAAGCCAACCCCCCCGGCCATGGCTGCGGACACGGCTGCGGACATGACAAAACCAACCACATGACGGCGCAGACCTTTGTGCGCCGAATGCGCCACCGGCTTTGCGGTGGCACTCGCGGAGTGATCCGCGCCGTAGTTGATGCCCTTCATTCGGCCAACTTTCTTTACCCTATTGCCCTAGTCACCACCGGTGTTTGACCAAGAATTCCAAACTCTCCACCAAATACGTAACAATTT containing:
- a CDS encoding ImmA/IrrE family metallo-endopeptidase, which gives rise to MTVEVTIKPEVLKWALERSGLGENEIEKRFPKLKEWQSGSKKPTLPQAKTLAKAVRLPLGRLLLPVPTPDELTIPDFRTVRNANVESIGADLREVIQTAEQRLDWYAEYATEIGIAPPTILGVVSPSTPPEKAAEVVLESLGWDSIGHPEGPDRVRDLVHRMEDHGLLVMRNTIVGNSTSRRLDVHEFRGFTLREGPYALVFVNTSDSKTAQLFSLAHELAHVAMAAPGLSGDQGKRNHVERWCNKFAAALLIPEASVRSIQFDSDQLVVQLSTTATRFGVSREALLWRLVELKLVQKKDADRAVGLFKGEEAAQASQTVGAPPFPVLVRSRVGRRFLNTITGAALAGDLSEPAAAEFLGIGNKQTLQEVMALADEVV
- a CDS encoding DUF4411 family protein, which translates into the protein MYLIDSNIVIGTWNTYPPAIFRSLWDEFADLIPGGDLYFHKEVKRELTAWSSEQSEWFSKHVPDDRVLAPIQSEVEKYVEVSAWAQFERTPKLTQKAVDSFLNAADSWLVAGG
- a CDS encoding putative Ig domain-containing protein produces the protein MALGSIALPETLAQENTGGASEIAAPATDTTERAATITVLEGRAIRPVTIRLSGFAEGAMARLDGLPPGMIYTPAPVGPGQNTSEAVLTGVPTQTGFFEVTAVAVDQAGQEIRDYLGNPITRTFSIEVIPVEVTIHIQPSTQAATVGRPIEAVSVMPGSGFTTSDLSFDATTLPPGLTFDPVTGKITGVPAAAGRYATEFKLVDKPTGKEATAVVAFDVAEESPAESSTTEATTEPTVTVTEPTETVGPSGTAETTEPSGTAETAAPTSRAQTTTVQASLRATEDPTDTTEEPAYDETTVPPTPVAGNQPTQRLPEQPNEPRMGVPQDIQIFAQEDQIGRTNGPQSQDGTNNKAGRDRADRDSAGREKPDKLGSLDEADDSTLSNEAYGYPGASAGSRGPAQLENGQGIAAVAATVAVSLAVGVALLSLRRRF
- a CDS encoding prephenate dehydrogenase codes for the protein MKSPESHPVNPTSIAAEPRTPICVLGLGLIGGSLLRDLGRLEWPCYGWNRSEKTVTRARRDGFDVSNDLTATLQRAEQDGALLVLGVPMFALSSLLDAIKVHAPHCGFTDVTSVKEEVHDLVEEHGLTSRFVGGHPMAGTANSGWPATMSHLFEGAVWVVTYDNAVAGDGKGKGANEAEELWLNTWARVVTMAEAVGAAVVPALARRHDRAVARVSHLPHVLAEALAIAGDKGGPLALTLAASSFRDGTRVAGTEPALVRAMCENNRSSLVVAIDETLELLQQAREQLANPDEDMRDLTEVGHAARGRFEARAGRKKGEGPNRPIIRVQPGGTGWVSQLESAESMGAQIGIF
- a CDS encoding tRNA adenosine deaminase-associated protein, with the protein product MSETTELTFAAVAVAGEGGWQVRELPEKALDSLRDLVKDLRANRAEGALLGFVCMDDDWCAVVRPVPGGVRLLISDATAALDYYLATDILDELDVDTPTEDEAENCDEPWPEGDFDLLEDLGVPEQLLSVIFDDEDLYASEQLMRVAEELGCAEELADAIGLELE
- a CDS encoding DUF4411 family protein yields the protein MLQTHGWWLVASGAVRGATIVSDEKSAPQSTSNLKLPDAAAHFAVPYLDFLGFLSVKELSF
- a CDS encoding pyridoxal phosphate-dependent aminotransferase — protein: MVRADLSSLPAYVPGASVEGALKLASNESTLAPLPSVAQAITAAASGINRYPDMGGFALRKKIAEWFSTQPTSTSPTTFTTENVALGNGSSALCLQSIQATCAQGEEVIFAWRSFEAYPILTRIAGATPVQVALTPDHGHDLSAMAQAVTERTRLIFVCNPNNPSGTTITDAQLRTFLASIPAHVQVVLDEAYVEYNRAEDQPDQHALLAEFPNLAVCRTFSKAYGLAGLRLGYMVGSPEFIEAVNKVGIPFGVNALSQVAGVASLEARDELLQRVDHTVEQRARVERVIAEAAPDLLVPSQANFVWLPLGESAQAFDEALKSNGIVARCFAGEGVRVTVTNDVETDQLIEALRAALPVAGA
- a CDS encoding ornithine cyclodeaminase family protein — encoded protein: MQFLSYDDVNSAITPAKAVEALRQVLRSGYDPADDQARTKVPLHHGEMHLLPSTLPHVAGVKIILLHPEGFETDLPLVQGQYLLADGETLTPHTLLDGAALTTLRTPAVSLAGIRDFIVDGSDPINVVILGAGAQGRGHAETVTSVLEGIREVSIAFVSRNEPDDLGYTWLRSGSAEAADALKTADLVLCATTAASPILQLEDVSAHAVIVAVGSHTTDARELSADLVGAAHVIVEEPRAALAEAGDITLAIEDGTLSESDLVSMKDVVSGAVQLERDRPIVFKTVGMPWEDLVVGEAVWKAHDSRGE